Genomic window (Candidatus Diapherotrites archaeon):
TCGTCTGCTCTCACTTCAATGACATACTTTGGTTCAACCCAGAAGTCTGGCTCCAGTTCAGAATTAACTCTCGCAGGCTTGTGCGAAGCCTTTATTTTGCTCAGTATTTTCTCTAATTCAATCATTTTTTCTTCTGTCATTCCTGTTCCAATCTTTGCAATGCTCTTGAACTCGTCTTTTTTGTCATCGTACACTGCAGTGAGCAATGCGCCTAGGCCGAATTGGGTTCTCTTTCCTCTTCCCTTGTAGTATCCAATAATTACTGCGTCCACTGTGTCGCTTAATTCCCCTTTATAGGAACGCTTTAGTTTAATCCAGGCGAATTTTCTTGCTCCAGCAATGTATTTTGCGTTCAGGTCTTTTGCTATGATGCCTTCAAGGCCTCTCTGCACGCATTCCTCGAAAAAGGCATTGATTTTTTTTGGGTCGTCTGTTACAATTGATTCTGTAAGCTCTATTGTTTCGCCTTTCTTTATTATTTCTTCCAACAGCTTTCTTCTTTCTTTGAATGGCTCGTTCATGAAATTCTTTCCGTTAAGCATCATTACATCGAACACGAAAAGTTTTAATGGGAACTCCTTTGCCTTCTCCCCTATCTCGTATTTTCTTTTCCTTTGGATTGTCACCTGGAACGGAAAGAATTCTCCTGTCTCCTCGTTTACTGCAAGGGCTTCACCTTCTATTACTGCGGCCTCTGCCTTCAACTGCTTTTTCACTCCTTCAACTATTTCAGGGAACATTTCTGTCATGTTCTCCTGCTGCCTTGAAAAAATAATTATTTTGTCTTTGTTTTTGTGCACAGCCAACCTAAATCCATCGTATTTTGCTTCTACAGCACATTTCCCTATTTTCTCCAAGATCTCTTCTGCTGAAGGCAGCCTTTCTGCTAAGGTCGGCCTTATTGGAATTCCAGGCTCAATTGAAATCTTCTCCAATCCACCTAACCCCTTTTCTTTTAGAATGCGTGCTATTTCGCCTAAATCAGAATAAATATTGTATTTCTCTTCTATCCTTTCTCTTAAGGCAACCTTTATTCTCCTGTTCAATTCTTCATTCCATTCCTTTTCCTTTATTTTTTTGTCTTTCATTTGGGCTTCAATCCTTTTCACTAATTCCTTTTCCTTTTTTCCTTCCTCCACCAAGCTCAAGGCAAAGGAATCCATTATTGTTGGATCGCCAATCCCAAGCCTTAAATTTTCCAAGGGAATTCGCGCAATGAATTTTGCTTCCAGTGGAAGAGCAGAATTCAATAGTTCTGCCATAAGCTTCAATTTGAGTTCCTGACTTCCTGGGCCTTCTGCTTTAGCAATTTTCAATAAATTATCAAAAACTTTTTTCACGCTCAATTTCTCTTGAAATAAAGAAGACTGCTTTTTCTTTGCAACAAGGGCTTCTGCCACAAGGCCCAGATCGCCTTTCTCTTTGAACTGCTTTTCTATTTCATGCCTTGTGTAGCCTGAAGCCTTTGCAAGGGCATCCATCAACAGTTTTTCTCCTAAACCTGCCTCAACCTTTGCATAATTAGGCCCAAGCTGGCCTTGAGAAAGATAGACAACATTCTTTATGTTCTCCGAGTCAGTTTTACTGAATAATTCTGCAAGCAGGTCAGTCATCTTCAAGCGCTCTGAAGCCCTTTCAATCTTGTCAAAGTATTCAGCCAGCAATTCAAAATGCATAATAAAATTACGCTTCTCTGATTTAAAACAGTTAGCTTTAAATTAAAGAAAAACCCTATTCTAATTTATGGCGAAAATAATTCTGGTCGTGAATGTTCATCCATCCGAAACAGCATTCACAGTGCCTTTGGCTACTTACTTAAAATCAAATCTAAAAAGAAGAGGGCACGAAGTAGAAATTATTGGGGTGCCGCCAAAAAAGACTATTTTGTATCAAGTGCAGGAAGCCGCAAAAGCAGGAACTAAAATTCCTTATCATTCCATGTTTGAACCTTCAGATGAATTTATTGTGAAGTTAGCGTCACAAAATCCTAAGTCATATATTTTTGACATTCATTGTGGCCCTCATTATTATTTAAACAGAAATAACAAAAAAATCAAAAGAGTATCAGCTGGCCTTTTAGATCCTAATAGTCCTGGTTATCCTCCTTTAAATAGGGACAAAAAAAATATTGAAATAACCCCTTACAGCTTTTATCCTCCAAATTATTTTTGTGTTGAGGCTATCGCCGTATTTAAAGAAGCTCCAGAAAAACTAAAAGCATTATTAAAAAGCATTAAGTGTCAGGGTTTGATATTTAAAGACCCCGAACTTTGGTTTGGAAAAATTGTAGACTTGAAAACTACCAGAAAAGCAGGCTATTTGTCTGACACAATTGTCAGAAAAGTTGCACACCAAATAGACAGTTTAGTTCAGACAAGAGAAGGAAGATACAGGAAAATTAATCTGAGATTAAGAAGACTGCGCGATAAAAGAAAAATTAAGCGCCAGAAAAAATTCAGAATTTAATTGTCTTTAAGAAGCCATTTCCACGCAGGCTTTACTGTTATTTTTTTGTTTTCTATTCTTAATTCATCTTCTTGGTCGTATGCCAGTATTAAGCCCTCCTTTAACTTGAATTTTTCCATTGCTTCCATTATTCCATTAATCTCTCTTTCTTTGTTGTCTTCATCAACTTTAAAGCACACCTGAATTGCCTTTGTAATTTTTTCTTTTTCTTTTACAAGGAAATTGCATTCGTTTTTTTCCTTAAAATAAAAAATATCATTATATTTTTTTCTTAATTGAATAAAAACCAAATTTTCAAGCATTCTTCCATTGTCTGCCGAGAAAGAAGCTGAATTAACAGTGGATAATCCATTGTCTATGGAGTAAACTTTTTTTGCACTGACTAATTGTTTTTTAAGTGAGTAATCAAATCTTGGAACTGTAAATAAAAGATAGCTGTCTTCAAAATAGGAAATAAATGAGATGGCAGTGTTTACTGAACCTAAGTTAAAGGTCTTTTTTAGGCTGTTGTAAGAAAATTCTTTGCCGACATTTGTAAGCAGGTATATAGCC
Coding sequences:
- a CDS encoding ATP-dependent DNA ligase, whose amino-acid sequence is MHFELLAEYFDKIERASERLKMTDLLAELFSKTDSENIKNVVYLSQGQLGPNYAKVEAGLGEKLLMDALAKASGYTRHEIEKQFKEKGDLGLVAEALVAKKKQSSLFQEKLSVKKVFDNLLKIAKAEGPGSQELKLKLMAELLNSALPLEAKFIARIPLENLRLGIGDPTIMDSFALSLVEEGKKEKELVKRIEAQMKDKKIKEKEWNEELNRRIKVALRERIEEKYNIYSDLGEIARILKEKGLGGLEKISIEPGIPIRPTLAERLPSAEEILEKIGKCAVEAKYDGFRLAVHKNKDKIIIFSRQQENMTEMFPEIVEGVKKQLKAEAAVIEGEALAVNEETGEFFPFQVTIQRKRKYEIGEKAKEFPLKLFVFDVMMLNGKNFMNEPFKERRKLLEEIIKKGETIELTESIVTDDPKKINAFFEECVQRGLEGIIAKDLNAKYIAGARKFAWIKLKRSYKGELSDTVDAVIIGYYKGRGKRTQFGLGALLTAVYDDKKDEFKSIAKIGTGMTEEKMIELEKILSKIKASHKPARVNSELEPDFWVEPKYVIEVRADEITKSPVHTAGKTKELGFALRFPRMISIRVDRKPEEATTEKEIIKMYEQQKHVQTTEIREEL
- a CDS encoding ATP-binding protein, whose translation is MTFTGKKADLSSFEGYLIKGGFPEYLKYDKSEILQELLNDIIARDIMVRYKLKNLKTVKEMAIYLLTNVGKEFSYNSLKKTFNLGSVNTAISFISYFEDSYLLFTVPRFDYSLKKQLVSAKKVYSIDNGLSTVNSASFSADNGRMLENLVFIQLRKKYNDIFYFKEKNECNFLVKEKEKITKAIQVCFKVDEDNKEREINGIMEAMEKFKLKEGLILAYDQEDELRIENKKITVKPAWKWLLKDN